In a genomic window of Occallatibacter riparius:
- a CDS encoding DUF507 family protein codes for MIFSREYIGYLGRRTVKHLVDSKFITTSDLKATEERVSAALIEELSLEDRINEEVRMILEAYSEEMRKSGAQYAEMFKKVKGELARKYKAVL; via the coding sequence ATGATCTTTTCCCGTGAATACATTGGTTACCTGGGCCGTCGCACGGTCAAGCACCTCGTTGACTCCAAGTTCATCACCACGAGCGACTTGAAAGCGACGGAAGAGCGCGTCTCCGCAGCCCTCATAGAAGAGCTGTCTCTCGAGGACCGCATCAACGAAGAGGTGCGCATGATCCTCGAGGCCTACTCCGAAGAAATGCGCAAATCCGGCGCCCAATACGCCGAGATGTTCAAGAAGGTAAAGGGTGAGCTCGCGCGCAAATACAAGGCGGTGCTATGA
- a CDS encoding DUF507 family protein: MRISRDKLNKLAHTVADALADIEQVGFLEDRNTIRQEARKALESLLMEEARIDTAARAKIASQRKIILEGSQEWEILYRKYYNEEVRKLGI, translated from the coding sequence ATGAGAATCAGCCGCGACAAGCTGAACAAGCTCGCCCACACCGTGGCCGACGCCCTCGCCGATATCGAGCAGGTCGGCTTCCTCGAGGATCGCAACACCATCCGCCAGGAAGCCCGCAAAGCCCTCGAGTCACTGCTCATGGAAGAGGCCCGCATCGACACCGCTGCCCGCGCCAAGATCGCCAGCCAGCGCAAGATCATCCTCGAAGGCTCCCAGGAGTGGGAGATCCTCTACCGCAAGTACTACAACGAGGAAGTCCGCAAACTCGGCATCTGA